In the genome of Salana multivorans, the window ACGGTGCGGACGGCCGAGGGGCAGAGCGGCACCGTCGAGGGCACGGCCGCCATCGCGCTGCCGCTCGACACGGTCAACGCGACGGTCCGCTGGATGGGCGGCGCGCTCATGGCCGTCGGCGGCGGCGTGCTGCTGGCGGCGGCCGCGCTCACCTACGGCGTCGTGCGCCAGAGCCTGCGTCCGCTGCGCCGGATCGAGACGACCGCGGCGCAGATCGCGGACGGGGACCTCTCCCAGCGCGTCGAGGAGCTTCCCCCGAGCACGGAGGTCGGCTCGCTCGCCCGGTCGCTCAACACGATGCTCGCCGACCTCGAGGCGGCGTTCGAGGCCCGCCGCGCGGGCGAGGAGCGACTCCAGCGCTTCGTCGGCGACGCCTCGCACGAGCTGCGCACCCCGCTCGCCGCCATCCGCGGCTACACCGAGCTGTACCGGCTCGGCGGCGTCCCGACCGAGAACGTGCCGGAGGTCCTCGGCCGGATCGAGGAGTCGGCGGGCCGGATGTCGGCCCTCGTCGCCGACCTCCTCGCCCTCACGCGGCTCGACCAGTCGGCGCCGCTGGCCCCCGAGGCGGTCGCCGTTGGCGCGCTGCTCGACTCCCTCGCCCTGGACGCGCGCGCCCTCGACCCCGCGCGGGAGGTGACGGTCGACGTCACGGGGCGGCCCACCACGTCGGGCGCGCCCGACGACGAGACCGGTCGCGACGGCGGGCCCGACGCCGGCGTCGTGCCGTCGACCGACGCGGGGCCCGGTGCCGAGCTCGCGCTCCGGGCCGATCCGGGAGTGCTCCGCCAGATCCTCACGAACCTCGTCGGCAACGCCGTCGCCTACACCCCGTCGGGCTCACCGATCGAGCTCGTGGCGACCACGGAGGACCCCGACGTCGTCGTCATCGACGTCCGTGACCACGGTCCCGGCATTCCCGCCGACGATCGCGAGCGCGTGTTCGAACGGTTCGCCCGGCTCGACGCGGGGCGCTCACGGGACGAGGGCGGCTCCGGGCTCGGGCTCGCCATCGCGCGCGACGCCGCGCGGGTGCTGGGCGGCGACGTCGTGTGCGTCGAGACGCCGGGCGGCGGCGCGACGATGCGGGTCACGCTCCCCCGCGCCTGACCGCCGAGGCCGCGGCCACCGCGGACGATCCTCCCGACGAGGCTGGCGTATCATCGCCAACGTTTGCGCGCGCTGGTCCGACCCGGACCGGTGCCGACTCCGATGGACTGGACTGTTCGACCATGGGCATGACCGAGGCACCCCAGTGGCTCGTCCCCTCATTCGTGCGAAGCGCCAAGGCGATCGGGGCGACGGCCGGCACCGAGGAGATCGAGGCGGTGGCCAACGCCCTCGTGGCGAGCTGGCGCAGCCCCGACCGGTTCCACCACGCGCTGCGGCACCTCGTCGACGTGCTCGCGAGCATCGACCAGCTCGCGGAGGAGACCCACGACCCCGACGTCGTCCGGATCGCCGCCTGGTACCACGGCGCCGAGTTCTCCGCCGAGCGTCGCACGGCCTTCGCGCACAAGGGCGGCGAGGACCCCGTCCGCGGGGCCGACCGGGCCCGCGAGGAGCTGCCACGGCTCGGGGTGCCCGAGGAGACGGTGACACGGGTCGCCGAGCTCCAGGAGCAGATGCACCGGCACTCCGCCGCGCCCCGGGACCTCGACGCGCAGGCGCTGTGCGACGCCGACCTGTCCGGCCTGGCCGCCGAGCCGCAGCGCTACGCCGAGTACCGGCGCAACATCCGCGCCGAGTACGCGCACATCGACCCGGCCGCATACCTCGAGGCCCGCATCACCA includes:
- a CDS encoding sensor histidine kinase, with translation MTEPRAGATGEPASDPTDPRPRADTTSRAGATSAWRREPLRVRLVVLFVALLLIAIGALSTLALTMLRSTLLTAVDEQLDKAAQSLVWESINAQTANNPLIPAEYAVIIADVDGNVVHRYSTAATYPRLGSLDLDAVVARGSDPFTVRSQDGTGTWRVTVRTAEGQSGTVEGTAAIALPLDTVNATVRWMGGALMAVGGGVLLAAAALTYGVVRQSLRPLRRIETTAAQIADGDLSQRVEELPPSTEVGSLARSLNTMLADLEAAFEARRAGEERLQRFVGDASHELRTPLAAIRGYTELYRLGGVPTENVPEVLGRIEESAGRMSALVADLLALTRLDQSAPLAPEAVAVGALLDSLALDARALDPAREVTVDVTGRPTTSGAPDDETGRDGGPDAGVVPSTDAGPGAELALRADPGVLRQILTNLVGNAVAYTPSGSPIELVATTEDPDVVVIDVRDHGPGIPADDRERVFERFARLDAGRSRDEGGSGLGLAIARDAARVLGGDVVCVETPGGGATMRVTLPRA
- a CDS encoding HD domain-containing protein, with product MTEAPQWLVPSFVRSAKAIGATAGTEEIEAVANALVASWRSPDRFHHALRHLVDVLASIDQLAEETHDPDVVRIAAWYHGAEFSAERRTAFAHKGGEDPVRGADRAREELPRLGVPEETVTRVAELQEQMHRHSAAPRDLDAQALCDADLSGLAAEPQRYAEYRRNIRAEYAHIDPAAYLEARITILRKLASRSRIFTSPMAQDWEEPARQNLAAELELLEGELVDLEEAEHAESERLAAESGGDAERGDAVAGDDAGDEDAMNVGAADGDAAHVRATGGEGGTASGPLAPEARGSGRDSGPVTPDEHQVVRRSIREIPADRRDAGGREGRGLSTDEPDVDEGYSTLNRIPRFRGRP